In Candidatus Hadarchaeales archaeon, the genomic stretch CCTTTCCACCCAACACGCAACGTTTATAACCCATATACATTTCCCCACTCAGTTCCTGAACGGAAATGAGGGTGACTTTGACTTCCTTCCCCGATGGCAGACGATAATCCTCTGGACCTCTCATTTCCCAACCCCTCATCCTCACGTAAGGCATGTTAACTTGCTTGAAATCCGAAAGGGAAGTGGCCTCCACACGGAGGGAAAAAGGAACCATTTCTTCCGCCTCCATGGCGAGGATCTTCATCCTAACTCCCGTCATCTCAGCATTTTCCCTCGGCAGGAGAAGCTCGAGTATCCGGAGGGGGACATTCCCTTTCTCCCAGCCTGCCTCCACTCCTCCGGCGGTTCCCTCTACCGAGAGGGCATAAACAGTGAGTTTTCTTACCTCCACCAAGGGAGAGAAGGTACCTAGGGGAGAGAGGGTGAGGTTGGAAAGGATGGAGGAATCTGCCGTGATTTTGGTGACCTCGTATCCACCGTATTCCGCCGGCTCCATTTTCCAACCGCTCATTACCACCCTTTCAGCTACGAGCTCGAAGAAACACCCTTCTTCACCCCTCCATTTTGAAAATCCAAGGAAAGCGAGGAGAAGGAAGAGAACCGCCAAAAGACCCCCATTCTTCTTGTCTAGCACTTTTTTCCTTTGTAGAGAACAAATATGAGGTTTCCGGAAGCTGTATTTTCTTTTATTCCGTGGGGATATGAGAAAGTGGATCAAAAAGGTGTCTCAGAGACAGTTGGGGCAATAATGGTCATCTTGGGTACGATAGCCTTAATGCTCATGGTCACGTATGCCATGGGGGTACTCAAGGAACCAGCTCCTAGAGTTCATGGGATTCTGTTTCTTAACTTAGTGCCCACTGGAGAGAACCTCTGGTCTTTCGAAGTCCTAGGAGGAATACACTCTTCCCCCTCTACGGATGGACAGAGGATATATTTCGGTTCCGATGATGGGAAAGTATACGCCCTAACCCTTTCTGGAAATCCTGTCTGGTCCTTCAAGACTGGTGGGCCTGTGGTCTCTTCTCCCCTAGTGCTAGGCGATACCGTTTACGTGGGGTCCTACGATGGCAAGCTCTATGCCTTGGAGAGCAGTACTGGAAGGGTGAGGTGGGGCTTTCAGACCGAGAGCTCCCTTTTTTATTCCCCTTCCGCTTGGGAAAATCGCATTTTTCTATCCTCACCTCAAACTGGTGAACTTTATGCCCTTTCAGCTGGGGATGGTCTTCTAGTCTGGAAACAATCTCTTGGTTCTCCTATCTGCTCTCCTCCCCTAGTCTGGGAAAACAGAATTTACGTCGGCACCTGGGAAGGAATTTATGTCCTACAAGCGGAAGACGGCAAAATCCTCTGGTCCTTGCCTGCTCCCTTTCCCTCCGTAACCGGCATCTGTCTGGCGAACGGTAGGATTTACCTGCCCGTTGGTCCCTATTTCTTCTGTTTAGATGCGGAAAACGGGGAAAGGCTATGGTATCACTATTTTGGGGAAACCTCCTATTCCCCGGCTTTTTGGAAGGGTAGAATTTATGTGGGGGATGCAACTGGAATATTGCACTGTTTAGATGCCGAAAAGGGAGAAGAACGATGGTATTACAGGACGGGTGATGCCATTCTCCATTCACCCTCTTTCCGAGGAGAAGAATTGTACGTCGGTTCTCGGGATGGAAGGGTCTATTGTCTGGATTCAGAAAACGGGAACTTACGAGGATACTTCCAAACGGGAGGTCCTGTCACATCACCCCTACCCTTGGAAAATCGCCTCTACGTGGGCTCTTCCGACAAACACCTCTACTGCCTGAACCTTGGAGAGTTGACAATAATGGCAAAGTGGAGGGGGGAAGAAATAAAGGACGCTCTTTTGTTGGAAAACGGAAAGATAGAATGGAAGAACTTGAGGCTAAGGATAAACGGAAGGAGACTAAAGACTGAATGGGCTACCCTGAACGGAAATCCCAATCCTGGCCTAGTTCCGTTGAGAGATGGGGATTTGTTGGAGCTACTCCCTTCCCCCCCACTAAAGACCGGTGACAAGCTCACCGCAGCTTACGCTCCTGCCGACCAACTCCTTGGCTTCTGGAGGATTGAGGCCAGAACCTCCTGAGTACCCGCCAAAACATGTCCTCAATCTTTTCCCTTCTCTCCCTGATCTGGTAAAAAACCCATCCTGCAGCTGAAAAATAGAAAATGCCCGCAATCATCCTCCACTTTTCCTCCAAATCTAACCATTCCCTAAAAACGAGCATGAAAGAACCCTTACCCACGATATATCCCAGAGGAAGGATGAGGAGTGCGGGGGGGAGGGAGTGAAAAGTATCGAAACCGAAAGCCCTCCTGAAAATTCTAAAAGTTAGAAAGGAAGCAATGGGGGCGCTCAAAAGGACGGCCCAAGTGACATAGAACCAATCCCCAAAAAGACGCATCTCCTTAACCTTTCCCGGAGGTTCTTCCACCCCCATCGCTATCAGAACTAGCGAGAAAAGGAGTGGAAGGAGCCAGAGGAAAGAACATGCAAAAACTAGATGCTCTATTTTGGAATAGGAGATTCTCTTACCAAGGAGTAGACAACCAAAATATCCAATGACACTAACATAAAGGAGTGTTCCAGCCGCTGCCGCCCCCCCGAAAAGGGAATGCAGCCAGAAGAAAAGACCGGCATGAAACTCCTCCACGGTATAAACGGGGTAGAGGAAGAAATGGAAGGTGTTGTAGAGAAAACCTAAATAGAAGGAGACTGCTATCATGAAACCCAGAGAGAACCTTTCTTTCACCCTCTCCGGATGTAGAATCACTTCCTTCCAAGTATAGAAGACCTCCCTCGCTATTCTCATGAACTTCCCCTGAGGAGAGTGAAGAAGATCTTAATCCCATCCAAGAGCGGCGAGAGTTTGGATTTACCCGTTCTACGGTAGGAAATGGGTACTTCCCCTATCCTAAGACCCTTTCTAACGGCTTTTACGAAAAGTTCGGTCTCCACTTCGAATCCCCTGCTCTTCAAACCCAAGGACAAGAAATCCTTCTTCCTCATCGCGAACATCCCGGTGAGGAGGTCGGAGGTGTTGGAATAGAGAAGGGAAGCCAGCCTGCTCAACAACTTGTTTCCCAACTTCCTAAAGGGGGAGAAATTGGATTTTCCCAAAAGCCTTGAACCCCTCACCAGCTCGGCCCTACCCGACAGTAAAGGGTAGAGAAGGTAAGGAAGAGAAGTCGGTGGATAGCTTCCGTCCCCGTCGAGGAAAAGGAGGATTTCCCCCTTGGCTTCCTCGGCCCCCCTCTTCAAGGCCAAGCCCTTTCCCCTTACCGCTCCCACCACCCTAGCCCCTGCCTTCCTGGCTTCCTCCACCGTATCATCCTCGGATCCCCCATCAACTACCAATATCTCGGCCCAAGGTAACACCTTTCTCGCTCCCTCCACCACTCTCCCTATGCGTCCCTCTTCGTTGTAGGCGGGAATGATCACCGAAACCTTCATCCTTTTTATTGGGATGGAAGGGGTAAAAGCTCCGTCAGAGTAAAAGCCTTCCCCACCAGATGATAAAAGATGGTATTCCCCAGTATTTCTCCCACCCTGGCGGAAGTCTTGCTCCTGAGTCTGACCTTAGCCCTAGGTTTTTTTATTGGATGGGCTGTGGGCTCTTCTCAAACTCCAGAACCCCCATTCTTTCCCTTCCTCACCGTCTCCGGCTTCGGGGAGAATTCCACGGAACTCACGATAAAGCACCTTTACGGAGGAACTATCAAAAAAGCCTTCGATTTGGAAAACGGTGCCATCGTTTGGAGAAACCTAGAGGTGAGGATAAACGCCCTGAAAGTTACTGTCAAAGAAGGAGGGAAGCTCAACGGAAGGATGGATGGGGGAAGGTGCGATTTTAAAGCCGGTGATGTTTTGAGTTTTCCCTTGGGGGGACTGAGGAAAGGGGATGAGCTCTTACTCGTTTACGTCCCACAGGGAATACCCCTCTACAAAAGCGTGCTGGAGTGAGAGATTGCCCAAGGTCCTCTTCACCACCGTGTATAGGGAAAAACCCTTCGACTTCCTAGACTTGGGCTCAAAGGAACCCATCCGTTTTTCCTCCCCCGCCCAAATTTCTCCAGGTCTCCGCTTCCTCAAGCAGAACGTTCCTGAATTGGAGATCTTGGAGTATCCCACCAAGGAGGAATACCTGAGGAAGCTGGAGGAAGGGTGGGATGTGGTGGGTTTTTCCTTCTATGGCCATGAAATCCCGGAAATCCTGGAGATGGCGGATCTGGCCAGGGAGAAGGGGGTGGGAGAACTCTGGGCTGGTAACTACGGGGCCCTCACTCCCGGGATGGAGCTTTACTTCGACAGGGTTTTCAGGGGATATGCGGAGGAGGAGGTGGCTTCCTTCTTCGGGAGGAAGATCAAGGAGGTGGTACATCCTCCCTTGGTATATTCCTTCACTTCTCCCTTTTGGTTCAAGCTTAACCGCTTTGGGGTGATTTCCACTTCTAGGGGATGTCCTTTCAGGTGTAACTTCTGCCAAATCAAGCTCTTTTGTCCCAAACCCTACACCCTGCCCCTCCGGAGTATAGAGAGAGTCTTGGCCTACTATGCTGAGAAAAAAATTTGGCAGGTCTGGATCTTCGATGACACCTTCGGTGTTTTTAGACAGCATGCGGAAAAGGTGATTTCCCTGCTCGAGGAGTACGGTTTTTACTGGATCCCCATGACCACCATAAGAATTCTGCTGGAGAATTGGGAAGACTGGACGGAAAGGGGAATGGTAGGAGCCGTCATAGGGGTAGAGAGCCTAAACCAAGAGAACTTGGATTTCCTAAAGAAAGGGCACAGTGTGAGGGAAGTCTATGAACTCGCCCAAAGGGTGAAGGAAAAGAGGGAAAGTGGAATACCCCCCGAGCTAAGATTTCACAAGTTCCCGCACCTGCTGGCCTTTTACATGCTGGGCTTTGAGAACGAAACGGTAAAGGGGATCAAGGAAAGTGTGAGAAAGTTGAAGGAGCTTCCCTTCCTCTTCACCCAGCTCTTCGTTCTCACCCCCATCCCTGGTACGGAGCTGTGGGACTACATAGGGGAAAAATATGGAATCTTCGAAAGTGATCTCCACAAGTACGATGGAAAACATTTGGTATGGAACCATCCCCACCTCCTCCCAGAAGAGGTGGAAAGACTCGTAAAGTGGGGCATGAGGGAGTTGAACTCTTGGGCCCTTCCGCGTTATATGCTGAGGGGTCTTCCCGATTATTTCCTCCATCTCAAATGGCACTTCACCCATTTCGCCCTCACCAACACCTATGACTACAGGAGGGAGAGATTCTTTGAACTCCGGTGAAAAAGTACTCCTCACCACGGTATACACGAACGGTCAGTACTACGACTACATAGAAAGCAACATGCTCTTTCCCCTCAGGATGACTTGGGTGAGGAGAACTTCCTATGGCCTCCGCTTCCTCAAGCAGAACGTTCCTGAATTGGAGATCTTGGAGTATCCCACCAAGGAGGAATACCTGAGGAAGCTGGAGGAAGGGTGGGATGTGGTGGGTTTTTCCTTTTACGTGAATGAAATCCCGGAAATCCTGGAGATGGCGGATCTGGCCAGGGAGAAGGGGGTGGGAGAACTCTGGGCTGGTAACTACGGGGCCCTCACTCCAGGGATGGAGCTTTACTTCGACAGGGTTTTCAGGGGATATGCGGAGGAGGAGGTGGCTTCCTTCTTCGGGAGGAAGATCAAGGAGGTGGTACATCCTCCCCTTCTGGGCACCGTGGGGACTACTTTTGGTCTCAAGTTCGCACCAGTAGGAGTACTTTTCACCACCAGAGGATGCCCCATGGGGTGCAAGTTCTGCCAGACCCCTTCCTTTTGCCCCAAACCCAGTGTCATACCCCTTAAGAGCATAGAGAGGGTGTTGGAGTTCTATAAAAAGCTGGGGCTTGGGTATGTACTCATCCTAGACGAAAACTTCGGCCTCTTCAGAAAACATGCGGAGGAGGTGGCAGAACTTTTGGGGAAATACGGCTTTATGTGGGCACCCATGATAAGGGCCGACTTGCTGTTGGAGAAACTGGAAGAGTGGAGAAAGCTAGGGATGAGGGGGGCCCTCTTCGGGATAGAGAGCTTCGACCAACGGGTATTGGACGACCTGGAAAAAAGGGAAAGGGCCGACATCGTGAAGGAGGTAATACGGAGGATAAGACTTTCTTGGAAAGCTCCCTGGAGAGGGATAGGGGGAATAGGTTATTACATGATAGGCCATGAAGAGGAAACAAAAGAGTCCATCAAGGCTGCCCTCAAGGAACTGAAGGGGCTGAACCCAGGTTTCGTACAGCTCTGCATTCTTACCCCCTTACCTTCCACCCCCCTCTGGGACTATCTGGACAAAAGATATGGAATTTTCGAGAAAGACTGGCATAAATTCGATTGCAAGCATCTCGTCTGGAATCATCCTCATCTCTCCCCGAAGGAAATGGAGGAACTCCTATGCTGGGGTATGAAGGAAATAAACTCTCCCCACCTCCTTCGCTATCTCCTCCATAGACTCCCAGAATACCTAACAAACGTGGGGTTCTATGTAAAGGATGTATACCTAGCCCACGTCCTCGATCAGCGAACCCCTTTCTACTTCCCGTTAGACTAGCGTCCTGCCAAGGTCCTGAGACGGGTAAGCTCCACCCCATCCGGAGTGATGGTGAGCTCGAAGGGTTCTGGACTTATGGTAGTTCCCCTCATGCGCTTGCAGGAAAACAGGGTTCTCCTAGCTAATTCTTCCCCTTGTATTTCAAAGGAAAAGACCCCATCGGCGTTGGAGACGATAAGAGCCTCCACATCCGAACTGAAGATCCCACTCGCCAAGATGGCAAGCACCGTGACACTCCACTCCCTACAGATCTCCCTCAAACTTTGCAGGAAACTCACAAACTCCATCTCCTCCCCCTTCCTGAAAAGGAGGGAAAGATCCGTCAGGGTATGGAAGACCACCATCATACCCGGACCTTCCCTTTCCAAGAACCTCGCCAAAGAGGAGAAAACCTCCCGGCGGAGTTTCACGTGTCCTCCGTTGCTTATCACGGAAGCTACCCACTCATGAAAGGAAGTGAGACGGGAAGGAACGGTGAGGAACTCCCTGAAAAGGGTGCCCCTAGTAAACCTCTCATAGAAATCCTCGCTGAACTTTCCCCTCACATCGGAGAGTACACCTTCTTCGCTCCTGCTGAAAGTAGCGTACCAAACATGCTCTGGAAGTACCACATCGAAACCTGAAGGGAGAAGGGAAGGATCTTCTCTCATGGAGTTAACATTTGCTGTTACGGTATAAGTGAACTCGCTCTTTCCCGCTCCCGACTCTCCTACCAAGAGTATCAGAGAACCTGCCGGTATTCCTCCACCCAAAGCCAAATCCAAACTTTCTATCCCAGTGGGTATCCTGGGCATCATTTTCTTTAGGTGAGGCTGTTTAAAAAAGGTGGTACCGAAGAAGGGTTTCCTCTCCCTTTTTAAACCCCTTTTTCTTAGTATTGGGAGAGAAGAATGATCCTCTCGGTGGTCTCTGCGAAAGGGGGAGTGGGCAAAACCACCATAACCGCCAATTTGGGAGTTCTCCTGAACAAAAGGGGAATCAAAGTAGTTTTGGTGGATGCGGATTTGGCCTCTGGGGATTTAACTCTCCAACTGGGTGGAAAAACTGGAACGAAGGGCCTCCACACCCTCCTCCAGTCCGAGAAAATCTCCGAAGAGGAGGTAACCAAAACTCTGAGTACCGCCTATGGCGTTCCCCTCTTGCCTGTCATCCCCTCGCTTCGGGGATACTTGAAGGCCAAGTTGGACCTTCTTTCCTCCGTCCTCTCCCATTTGAAGGATCAATACGATCTCGTGCTCGTGGATACCCCCCCCGGTGTGAACAAAAACTCCATAGTACCTTTAACCGAATCCGACAGGGTGCTATTGATTACCACTCCCGATCCCATCGCTGTGTCAGATGTCTCCACCAGTAGGGATGTGGCAGTACTCTTGGAGAAGAGCGTGATGGGGGTGGTAATCAATAGGTTCAGAAAAGGTTTCCTCTTCGGTTCCAAGCAACTGAAACCCAGGGAAATAGAAAACATCCTGAAGCTGAAGGAAATGGGGGTTATACCCGAAGACAAAGCGGTGGAAGAGTCCATTCTAGCCAAAAAACCCGTAGTCCTGCACAAACCTCGCTCTCCAGCCTCCAAAGCTTTTCTCTCCCTCGCCAAAAGGGTAACCGAAGAACTGAGTTAGGCTGAAAAAGGTCTACCGAAAGGCTTTTCAAACCTCTTTCGGCATATTAATTGACTGCAGGGGTGGGGGGGTCCAGAGGATCCCCCGTGGAAGAAAGAGAAAACGGTCTAGAGGAAACCCCGGAATACGTCCGGAAGCTGGCCGATAGGTATCCGGCTTTTAAAAAACTCTTAGATTCAGGAGAAGAAACCCCCTCTCCTCCAGACCATCCCTTAAATAAAACAGGAGGAGAAAAGGAGTGGAGAATGGAGAAGGAAGAATTCGCACAAAGGCTGAAGAGATTGCTCTATACCCCGGAGATTCCCGAGGTACCAGAAGAACTCTTCCCAAAGGAGGAAACCCCCGAGTCTGCTGAGGGGAGGGAAATCCTCCGCTCCTTCTCGCTCGGTATAGAGTACTTGGAGGAAAAGGAGGTCAAAGAAGATGTGGTGGAGCTGAGAAGACTCCTTCTCCTCGTAGAGGAAGGAAAAGAACTCAGGGCTCTAGAGGAAAGGGAAAACTTGGTCCACCAGGAACTCCGGGAGGGAATAAGGGGTCTCCTCCTGCTCTCCGTGGGAATAGAGCACTTGGTGGAGGAGATGCCTCCCCGAAGGGAAGAGGAGGAAATTTCCCTCGAGCTCACTTCCCTTGGCATGCCCCCCTATGACATGAGACTGTTCGGGAAGCTGGAGGAGTTCACTTCCTTTCCCAAGGGATATACAGAAGTAGAAAGGTATTGGATAGAGAGGCCCTTTTCCTATGCCGTCATCTTACGGGAGGAAGGAACGGGTCGTTTGAGATACCACTTGGTTGAACCCAAGCTCACCTTTGAAGAACAGAGAATTCTTCAGGAAATGTGGGAAGAACTGAAAAACAAGCTTCCCTATGAAGTACCTCCAGCGCAGAAGGAGGAACTCTTGGTGAGGGAAATGATGGGAATTGCCAAGAGGATGGGCATCTCCGATCCCAAAACCCTCTATCGCCTTTACTATTTCCTGAGAAGGGAAAATCTCGGCTTTAGGAAAATAGATGCCTTGCTAAAGGATCCCATGATCGAGGACATTTCCTGTGATGGCCCGGAGATACCCATCTTCATCTACCATCGCAGATACTACAACATGGAAACCAATATACAGTTCGAAAGGAGTGAACTGGACCACTTCAATTCCCTCCTCGCGGAAAGGAGTGGCAAACACCTTTCCTTCGCTGAACCCGTGGTGGACGCCAAGCTACCGGATGGGGCCAGGGTGCAGGTAACTTTTGGTGATGAAATCACCGCAAGGGGGGCCTCCTTCTCCATCAGGAAATGGTTGGGGAAGGTCTTT encodes the following:
- a CDS encoding PQQ-binding-like beta-propeller repeat protein, with product MVILGTIALMLMVTYAMGVLKEPAPRVHGILFLNLVPTGENLWSFEVLGGIHSSPSTDGQRIYFGSDDGKVYALTLSGNPVWSFKTGGPVVSSPLVLGDTVYVGSYDGKLYALESSTGRVRWGFQTESSLFYSPSAWENRIFLSSPQTGELYALSAGDGLLVWKQSLGSPICSPPLVWENRIYVGTWEGIYVLQAEDGKILWSLPAPFPSVTGICLANGRIYLPVGPYFFCLDAENGERLWYHYFGETSYSPAFWKGRIYVGDATGILHCLDAEKGEERWYYRTGDAILHSPSFRGEELYVGSRDGRVYCLDSENGNLRGYFQTGGPVTSPLPLENRLYVGSSDKHLYCLNLGELTIMAKWRGEEIKDALLLENGKIEWKNLRLRINGRRLKTEWATLNGNPNPGLVPLRDGDLLELLPSPPLKTGDKLTAAYAPADQLLGFWRIEARTS
- a CDS encoding glycosyltransferase family 2 protein, translating into MKVSVIIPAYNEEGRIGRVVEGARKVLPWAEILVVDGGSEDDTVEEARKAGARVVGAVRGKGLALKRGAEEAKGEILLFLDGDGSYPPTSLPYLLYPLLSGRAELVRGSRLLGKSNFSPFRKLGNKLLSRLASLLYSNTSDLLTGMFAMRKKDFLSLGLKSRGFEVETELFVKAVRKGLRIGEVPISYRRTGKSKLSPLLDGIKIFFTLLRGSS
- a CDS encoding radical SAM protein gives rise to the protein MPKVLFTTVYREKPFDFLDLGSKEPIRFSSPAQISPGLRFLKQNVPELEILEYPTKEEYLRKLEEGWDVVGFSFYGHEIPEILEMADLAREKGVGELWAGNYGALTPGMELYFDRVFRGYAEEEVASFFGRKIKEVVHPPLVYSFTSPFWFKLNRFGVISTSRGCPFRCNFCQIKLFCPKPYTLPLRSIERVLAYYAEKKIWQVWIFDDTFGVFRQHAEKVISLLEEYGFYWIPMTTIRILLENWEDWTERGMVGAVIGVESLNQENLDFLKKGHSVREVYELAQRVKEKRESGIPPELRFHKFPHLLAFYMLGFENETVKGIKESVRKLKELPFLFTQLFVLTPIPGTELWDYIGEKYGIFESDLHKYDGKHLVWNHPHLLPEEVERLVKWGMRELNSWALPRYMLRGLPDYFLHLKWHFTHFALTNTYDYRRERFFELR
- a CDS encoding radical SAM protein, translated to MNSGEKVLLTTVYTNGQYYDYIESNMLFPLRMTWVRRTSYGLRFLKQNVPELEILEYPTKEEYLRKLEEGWDVVGFSFYVNEIPEILEMADLAREKGVGELWAGNYGALTPGMELYFDRVFRGYAEEEVASFFGRKIKEVVHPPLLGTVGTTFGLKFAPVGVLFTTRGCPMGCKFCQTPSFCPKPSVIPLKSIERVLEFYKKLGLGYVLILDENFGLFRKHAEEVAELLGKYGFMWAPMIRADLLLEKLEEWRKLGMRGALFGIESFDQRVLDDLEKRERADIVKEVIRRIRLSWKAPWRGIGGIGYYMIGHEEETKESIKAALKELKGLNPGFVQLCILTPLPSTPLWDYLDKRYGIFEKDWHKFDCKHLVWNHPHLSPKEMEELLCWGMKEINSPHLLRYLLHRLPEYLTNVGFYVKDVYLAHVLDQRTPFYFPLD
- a CDS encoding RAD55 family ATPase — its product is MPRIPTGIESLDLALGGGIPAGSLILLVGESGAGKSEFTYTVTANVNSMREDPSLLPSGFDVVLPEHVWYATFSRSEEGVLSDVRGKFSEDFYERFTRGTLFREFLTVPSRLTSFHEWVASVISNGGHVKLRREVFSSLARFLEREGPGMMVVFHTLTDLSLLFRKGEEMEFVSFLQSLREICREWSVTVLAILASGIFSSDVEALIVSNADGVFSFEIQGEELARRTLFSCKRMRGTTISPEPFELTITPDGVELTRLRTLAGR
- a CDS encoding P-loop NTPase, translated to MILSVVSAKGGVGKTTITANLGVLLNKRGIKVVLVDADLASGDLTLQLGGKTGTKGLHTLLQSEKISEEEVTKTLSTAYGVPLLPVIPSLRGYLKAKLDLLSSVLSHLKDQYDLVLVDTPPGVNKNSIVPLTESDRVLLITTPDPIAVSDVSTSRDVAVLLEKSVMGVVINRFRKGFLFGSKQLKPREIENILKLKEMGVIPEDKAVEESILAKKPVVLHKPRSPASKAFLSLAKRVTEELS
- a CDS encoding type II/IV secretion system ATPase subunit; this encodes MEERENGLEETPEYVRKLADRYPAFKKLLDSGEETPSPPDHPLNKTGGEKEWRMEKEEFAQRLKRLLYTPEIPEVPEELFPKEETPESAEGREILRSFSLGIEYLEEKEVKEDVVELRRLLLLVEEGKELRALEERENLVHQELREGIRGLLLLSVGIEHLVEEMPPRREEEEISLELTSLGMPPYDMRLFGKLEEFTSFPKGYTEVERYWIERPFSYAVILREEGTGRLRYHLVEPKLTFEEQRILQEMWEELKNKLPYEVPPAQKEELLVREMMGIAKRMGISDPKTLYRLYYFLRRENLGFRKIDALLKDPMIEDISCDGPEIPIFIYHRRYYNMETNIQFERSELDHFNSLLAERSGKHLSFAEPVVDAKLPDGARVQVTFGDEITARGASFSIRKWLGKVFTPVDLIRFHTFSPEMLAYLWLAIENRCSVMVIGGTASGKTSTLNALAFFIPPDAKIISIEDTRELSLYQKNWVPNVTREMLGVKPIDMNELVKIAMRQRPECLIVGEVRGIEAQAMFQAICTGHTAFCTMHAGSVQAAVNRLEGDPINIPRPMLAELDIVCLQLLTNLGSERVRRNLQITEFAGLDPVTEEIRVVDTFHWDPATDTFRKVEESWVLRELRRNLGLTPIQLKKELKNREKVLTWLANQPEITPSEIADVLSQYYYNPERVLRRIGES